A window from Salvia miltiorrhiza cultivar Shanhuang (shh) chromosome 2, IMPLAD_Smil_shh, whole genome shotgun sequence encodes these proteins:
- the LOC131011860 gene encoding protein CELLULOSE SYNTHASE INTERACTIVE 3 isoform X1, giving the protein MSRIYNVGKKEKNPSTLWQKNQDSNGAAEAADTDDSDKAITRVAQLIEQLHSNASSYEKELTTTRLLGIARARKEGRALIGSHGQAMPLLVSILRNGSLLAKINVAATLSALCKEEDLRLKVLLGGCIPHLLSLLKSDATEARKAAAEALCEVSSGGLSDDHVGMKIFVTEGVVSSLWEALNAKYKQEKVVEGFITGALRNLCGDKNGTLMKTLDAGAVDVIVNLLHSDNIVAQSNAASLLARLVFAFTDTIPKIIDSGVIKVLLCLLSEQKDVSVRASAAEALEALSSKSEKAKQAISDSQGMQILIGGVVAPSKEGMQGEWGQALQQHSAFALANIFGGMSALIIHLAELSHSPRLAAPVPDILGSLAYILMIFKLSRDEEPFNSIKVESILVVLLKPRDNKLVQERILEAMASLYGNPHLSVGTNQSEAKRALVGLITMATGDAQEYLILSLIQLCTEEVSVWDALGKREGIQILISALGLSSEQNQEYAVEMLAILTEQVDDSKWAITAAGGIPPLVQLVEAGSQKAREVATNILSNLGSYSEDVRACVVSSGAISAFLWLLKHGGAKGQEAAANALIKLVRDADSAIINQLLALLYGDPPSSKVHVIKVLGHILGVAPCSDLVSQGGAANTGLRSLVKILKSSNEKTQEYAASVLTDLFSCRQDICDSLATDEVINPCIQLLTSKTEGIATQSARALGALSRPTKSTNKMSYIAERDVKPLIELAKTSSIDSAETAMAALANLLSDPHVAEEALAEDVVSAIIKVLEEGSLEGKKNASRALCQLLKHFPVGDVLTGSGQCRFAVLALVESLNAMDTSSNDAADVLEVVSLLSQMKQVRNSSYSPWYALSEAPSSLEPLVRCLCEGPVKMQDKAIEILSRLSGDQPIRLGDLLVSYSRSIGALANRVVKSRSLEVTVGGTALLICAAKVNKTRSLDVLDRSGCMKSLIYALVDMVKQNSSPYSPDLEIKTPRAYRDRSAFRDGDEFYVPDPATVLGGTVALWLLCLVSSSHSENKITVMEAGGLEVLHDKIARHTNDDLADFEDSEGTWISTALAAVLFQDYKVVSSPMMMHFVHSLAVLLKSDEVIDRFFAAQAMASIVCHRDKGINLAIANSGAVAGLVTLIGHLESEMPNLIALSEEFSLARNPDLVVLDTLFQIDDVRSGSVARKTIPLLVDLLKPIPDRPGAPASAVRLLIQIADGNDTNKQLMAEAGILDALTKYLSLSPQDLVEATISELLRILFTNHDLIRYEAAISCMNQLIAVLHLGSRNARLSAARALSELFYADNIRDSESSTQAIQPLAAMLDAHSECEQEAALCALIKLTSDSNTKASMLAEVEGNLVHSLCRILVSASSLKLKCDAAELCRVLFGNSRFKEIRFASECLEPLILLMQSNSEKAVEAGVCAFERLLDDERLLEIKSRHDFISMLVALVSGSNYRLIEASIGALIKLGKDRTPRKLDMVNAGIIDKCLELLPTAPSSLCALIAELFRILTNSSAISKSSVAAKIVEPLFMVLLRKDFGLWGHHSALQALVNILEKPHSLSTLKLTPSQVIEPLTSFLESPSQAIQQLGAELLSHLLAQEHFKQDITTRSAIVPLVHLVGLGIFNIQKTAIKALESISLSWPKAVYDAGGVVELSKVIVQNNPLPPVDLWESAALVISNLLRSDSAYYLHIPAEALVKMLYSTADNTIKTALNALIVQEKTEASSAELMAEAGAIDALLDLLRSHRCEESAARLLEALFNNTRIRETKASKYAIAPLSQYLLDPQTKSQTGKLLAALALGDLSQHEGLARASVSVSACRALVSLLQDQPTEEMKMVSVCALQNFVVRSRSNRRAVAEAGGVLVIQELVMSPDPELVGQASLLIKFLFSNHTLQEYVSTELIRSLTAALERELWSAATVNEEVLRTILVIFSNFQKLHISEAATLCISHLVTALRAGSENAQDITLTTLCLLKHSWSTMPLDVSKSQAMVAAEAIPILQKLMKSCPPSFQERVESLLSSLPGCLTVTINRANNLRQVLGGTNAFCRLTIGHGPPRRTKVVNHNTSPEWKEAFTWAFDVPPKGQKLHIVCRNKSTFGKSTLGKVTIQIDKIVNEGVHSGVFNLSHHDKEGSKKEGYTGLFGLGSNHDHHKDKDGSTHKEGHGGLFNLSHSHSHHHDRPKDKDGSSHKEGHGGLFGLGHSHSHHHDRPKDKDGSTHKEGSERTLELEITWSNRVD; this is encoded by the exons ATGTCGAGGATATATAATGTTGGAAAGAAGGAGAAAAACCCTTCAACTCTGTGGCAAAAGAATCA GGATTCAAATGGAGCTGCTGAAGCTGCTGATACAGATGATTCAGATAAGGCGATCACGAGAGTTGCTCAATTAATTGAACAACTACATTCTAACGCATCCTCATATGAGAAGGAGCTCACTACAACTCGTTTGCTAGGTATAGCCAGAGCAAGAAAGGAAGGAAGAGCTCTTATTGGATCTCATGGTCAGGCAATGCCTCTGCTTGTATCTATTCTTCGAAATGGTAGTCTGCTGGCAAAAATAAATGTTGCTGCGACATTGAGTGCCCTGTGTAAAGAAGAGGATCTAAGATTAAAGGTGCTTCTAGGTGGATGTATTCCCCATTTACTCTCACTTTTGAAGTCTGATGCAACAGAAGCTAGGAAAGCAGCTGCAGAGGCATTATGTGAAGTATCTTCAGGTGGACTTTCAGATGATCATGTGGGCATGAAGATATTTGTTACAGAGGGTGTGGTGTCATCCTTATGGGAGGCGTTGAATGCAAAATATAAGCAGGAAAAAGTGGTGGAGGGATTTATTACAGGGGCACTGAGAAATCTTTGTGGGGATAAAAATGGGACCTTGATGAAAACTCTTGATGCTGGTGCAGTAGATGTAATTGTCAACCTTCTACATTCTGATAATATTGTTGCTCAGTCCAATGCTGCTTCTCTCCTAGCACGCCTGGTGTTCGCTTTCACAGATACTATTCCGAAGATAATTGATTCTGGGGTAATCAAAGTTTTGCTCTGTCTTTTAAGTGAACAAAAAGATGTTTCTGTAAGAGCCAGTGCTGCTGAAGCATTAGAAGCACTTTCTTCGAAATCAGAGAAAGCTAAGCAAGCTATTAGTGATTCCCAAGGTATGCAAATACTAATTGGAGGTGTAGTTGCTCCTTCCAAAGAAGGTATGCAAGGAGAGTGGGGGCAGGCTCTTCAGCAGCACTCAGCGTTTGCTTTAGCAAATATCTTTGGGGGTATGTCGGCATTAATAATTCATCTTGCAGAACTTTCTCATTCACCAAGGTTAGCAGCTCCAGTTCCCGATATCCTAGGCTCACTTGCTTACATTTTAATGATTTTCAAGCTGAGCCGTGATGAAGAACCATTTAATTCAATCAAGGTCGAAAGTATTTTAGTAGTGCTTTTAAAGCCTAGAGATAATAAACTTGTACAGGAACGAATCCTTGAGGCAATGGCTAGCCTATATGGCAATCCTCATCTTTCAGTTGGTACCAATCAGTCAGAAGCTAAAAGGGCGCTAGTTGGGCTCATAACTATGGCTACTGGTGATGCTCaagaatatttaattttgtcgCTAATTCAGTTATGCACTGAAGAGGTAAGTGTGTGGGACGCCTTGGGAAAGAGAGAAGGAATTCAAATACTGATTTCAGCATTGGGTTTGTCCAGTGAACAGAACCAAGAGTATGCAGTTGAAATGCTTGCAATCCTGACTGAACAAGTGGATGACAGCAAGTGGGCAATCACAGCAGCTGGTGGGATTCCACCACTTGTGCAGTTAGTAGAAGCTGGGTCCCAAAAGGCAAGAGAAGTTGCAACTAATATTTTGTCCAACTTGGGCAGTTATAGTGAAGATGTTCGAGCTTGTGTTGTAAGTTCTGGAGCCATCTCCGCTTTTTTGTGGCTTCTAAAGCATGGTGGAGCAAAGGGGCAAGAAGCTGCGGCTAATGCCCTAATAAAGCTTGTTCGGGATGCTGATTCAGCCATAATTAACCAATTGTTGGCTTTGCTCTATGGGGACCCTCCAAGCTCCAAGGTCCATGTCATCAAAGTTTTAGGACATATACTTGGTGTAGCACCATGCAGTGATCTCGTGAGTCAGGGTGGTGCTGCTAACACAGGTTTGAGGTCACTCGTCAAGATTCTCAAATCATCAAATGAGAAGACTCAGGAATATGCAGCATCTGTTTTGACAGATTTATTCAGCTGTCGGCAAGACATATGTGATAGCCTTGCAACAGATGAAGTTATTAATCCATGTATACAACTTTTAACTAGCAAAACTGAAGGAATTGCAACTCAGTCAGCTCGAGCGTTGGGCGCTTTATCTCGTCCTACCAAGTCTACAAATAAGATGTCTTATATTGCTGAACGTGATGTGAAGCCATTAATCGAGTTAGCCAAAACATCATCAATTGATTCTGCAGAAACGGCAATGGCCGCTTTAGCTAATCTGTTATCAGATCCTCACGTAGCTGAAGAAGCACTGGCTGAGGATGTTGTTTCAGCTATAATTAAAGTCTTAGAAGAAGGATCATTAGAGGGTAAGAAGAATGCTTCAAGAGCTCTTTGCCAATTATTGAAGCATTTTCCAGTAGGTGATGTACTTACTGGGAGTGGCCAATGCCGGTTTGCTGTTCTTGCTCTTGTTGAATCCTTAAATGCAATGGATACGAGTAGCAATGATGCTGCCGATGTGTTGGAGGTTGTTTCACTATTGTCTCAGATGAAGCAGGTCCGCAACTCAAGTTACTCACCATGGTACGCCCTTTCTGAAGCTCCATCAAGCTTAGAGCCTCTGGTCCGTTGCTTGTGTGAGGGGCCGGTCAAAATGCAAGATAAAGCAATAGAAATTTTGTCTAGACTTTCTGGGGATCAACCAATTAGGCTAGGCGATTTATTGGTTTCATATTCCAGATCAATTGGTGCATTAGCCAATAGAGTAGTGAAATCGAGAAGCCTAGAAGTGACAGTTGGAGGAACAGCACTGCTAATATGTGCTGCCAAGGTAAATAAAACTCGATCGCTGGATGTACTTGATAGATCTGGATGTATGAAATCTCTAATTTATGCATTAGTAGATATGGTCAAGCAGAATTCTTCTCCTTATTCTCCTGATCTTGAAATTAAAACTCCAAGAGCCTACAGAGATAGATCAGCTTTTCGAGATGGAGATGAATTTTATGTGCCTGATCCTGCAACTGTCTTGGGAGGTACTGTCGCCTTGTGGTTGCTCTGCTTAGTTTCTTCATCTCATTCAGAGAACAAAATTACTGTGATGGAAGCTGGGGGACTAGAAGTCCTACATGACAAGATTGCAAGACACACTAATGATGACCTG GCAGATTTTGAGGACTCAGAGGGAACATGGATCAGCACTGCTCTTGCAGCTGTACTATTCCAGGATTATAAAGTTGTCTCTTCGCCGATGATGATGCATTTTGTGCACTCACTTGCTGTCCTCTTGAAGTCAGACGAAGTGATTGACAGGTTCTTTGCTGCTCAGGCAATGGCTAGTATTGTTTGCCATCGGGACAAAGGAATAAACCTTGCCATAGCAAACTCAGGTGCAGTAGCTGGGTTAGTAACCCTAATTGGGCACTTGGAATCAGAAATGCCGAATCTGATAGCCTTATCTGAAGAATTTTCTCTGGCAAGGAATCCTGATCTGGTGGTTCTAGATACTCTATTCCAAATTGATGATGTCAGATCAGGTTCTGTTGCTCGGAAGACCATCCCCTTGCTTGTTGACTTATTGAAACCCATCCCAGATAGACCTGGAGCCCCTGCATCTGCTGTTCGCCTTTTAATTCAGATTGCAGATGGAAATGATACTAATAAACAACTCATGGCTGAAGCTGGGATCCTGGATGCTCTGACTAAATACCTATCTTTGAGCCCTCAAGACTTAGTAGAGGCAACTATATCTGAGTTGTTAAGGATATTGTTTACCAATCACGATCTTATTCGATACGAAGCAGCAATTAGTTGCATGAATCAACTCATTGCTGTTCTCCATTTGGGATCAAGAAATGCTAGATTGAGTGCTGCTAGAGCTTTGAGCGAACTCTTTTATGCTGATAATATAAGAGATTCTGAATCATCAACACAAGCAATTCAGCCTTTGGCTGCCATGCTTGATGCTCATTCTGAATGTGAACAAGAGGCTGCTTTATGTGCTTTAATTAAGTTGACTTCAGATAGCAACACAAAGGCATCTATGCTGGCTGAAGTTGAAGGCAATCTTGTTCATAGTCTTTGCAGGATCCTTGTATCTGCTTCTTCTTTAAAATTGAAATGTGACGCTGCAGAATTATGCCGTGTGCTTTTTGGTAATTCAAGATTCAAAGAAATTCGATTTGCTTCTGAATGCTTGGAACCCTTGATATTGCTGATGCAGTCTAATAGTGAAAAGGCAGTGGAAGCTGGTGTTTGTGCTTTTGAGAGATTATTGGATGATGAACGACTATTGGAAATTAAATCGAGACATGATTTTATAAGTATGCTTGTTGCTCTAGTCTCTGGGTCAAATTATCGGCTTATTGAAGCAAGCATCGGTGCACTTATTAAATTGGGCAAAGACAGAACTCCACGCAAGTTGGATATGGTCAATGCTGGAATCATAGATAAATGCCTTGAGTTACTCCCTACTGCTCCAAGTTCATTGTGTGCACTGATTGCAGAACTCTTCCGCATCTTGACAAACAGTAGTGCCATTTCAAAAAGCTCGGTAGCTGCAAAAATCGTGGAACCTCTGTTTATGGTGCTCCTTAGGAAAGATTTTGGACTGTGGGGACACCATAGTGCACTGCAAGCACTTGTTAACATTCTGGAGAAACCACATAGTCTTTCGACTTTGAAACTTACTCCTAGTCAAGTCATTGAACCTCTAACCTCATTTCTTGAATCCCCATCTCAAGCTATCCAGCAGCTTGGTGCAGAGTTGCTGTCTCATCTCCTTGCACAAGAACATTTTAAGCAAGATATAACCACAAGAAGTGCAATAGTTCCTCTTGTCCATCTTGTTGGACTTGGCATATTCAACATACAAAAAACTGCAATAAAGGCATTGGAGAGTATCTCTTTAAGTTGGCCAAAGGCAGTTTACGATGCAGGTGGTGTAGTTGAACTTTCCAAAGTCATCGTTCAAAATAACCCTTTACCCCCCGTGGATTTATGGGAATCTGCTGCCTTAGTTATCTCAAACCTTCTACGGTCTGATTCTGCATACTATCTTCACATTCCAGCTGAAGCACTTGTGAAAATGTTGTACTCAACTGCAGATAACACAATTAAGACTGCATTAAACGCTCTCATTGTTCAAGAGAAGACAGAGGCCTCGAGTGCCGAATTGATGGCTGAAGCCGGTGCTATAGATGCATTGTTGGACTTACTAAGGTCACACCGATGTGAAGAATCAGCAGCAAGGCTACTAGAAGCATTATTCAATAATACACGAATACGGGAAACAAAGGCTTCTAAATATGCGATCGCACCCCTATCTCAGTACTTGCTGGACCCTCAAACAAAATCACAAACTGGTAAACTCCTCGCAGCTCTTGCACTTGGTGATCTCTCCCAACATGAAGGGCTTGCTAGAGCTAGTGTTTCTGTCTCGGCATGTCGGGCACTAGTAAGCCTTCTTCAAGATCAGCCAACTGAGGAAATGAAAATGGTGTCAGTTTGTGCATTACAAAACTTTGTTGTGCGCAGTAGATCCAATAGAAGAGCAGTTGCTGAAGCTGGTGGTGTTTTGGTGATTCAAGAACTGGTGATGTCCCCAGATCCAGAACTTGTTGGACAAGCCTCATTGCTCATCAAATTTCTCTTTTCAAACCACACCCTTCAAGAATATGTGTCAACCGAACTGATAAGGTCGTTGACAG CTGCTTTGGAGAGAGAATTATGGTCCGCAGCCACTGTCAATGAAGAGGTGTTGAGGACAATActtgttatcttttcaaattttcaaaagcttcataTCTCTGAAGCTGCAACACTGTGTATATCCCATTTGGTCACAGCACTGAGGGCTGGGAGCGAGAATGCTCAGGATATAACGTTGACTACCTTGTGTTTGCTGAAACATTCATGGTCAACCATGCCACTAGATGTATCAAAATCCCAAGCTATGGTTGCAGCGGAAGCCATCCCTATTTTACAAAAGCTTATGAAAAGTTGTCCACCAAGTTTTCAGGAAAGAGTAGAAAGCTTATTGAGTAGCTTACCCGGTTGCTTAACAGTCACCATTAACCGAGCTAACAATTTGAGACAGGTTTTAGGAGGAACCAATGCTTTTTGCCGATTGACTATAGGTCATGGCCCTCCTAGGCGTACTAAG GTTGTGAACCATAACACCTCACCGGAATGGAAAGAAGCGTTTACGTGGGCCTTTGATGTGCCACCTAAGGGGCAAAAGTTGCACATTGTGTGCAGAAACAAAAGTACGTTTGGAAAG AGTACTCTTGGTAAGGTCACAATTCAAATCGACAAAATTGTGAATGAAGGAGTACACAGTGGCGTTTTCAACCTCAGCCACCACGATAAAGAGGGCTCTAAGAAGGAAGGATACACTGGCCTTTTTGGCCTCGGCAGCAACCATGATCACCATAAAGATAAAGATGGCTCTACCCATAAAGAAGGGCACGGTGGGCTTTTCAACCTCAGTCACAGTCACAGCCACCACCATGATCGCCCTAAAGATAAAGATGGCTCTAGCCATAAGGAAGGGCATGGTGGCCTTTTTGGCTTGGGCCACAGCCACAGCCACCACCATGATCGCCCTAAAGATAAAGATGGCTCTACCCATAAGGAAGGGTCTGAACGGACGCTTGAACTTGAGATAACCTGGTCCAACAGGGTCGACTAA